One Tunturibacter gelidoferens genomic region harbors:
- a CDS encoding TMEM175 family protein, whose protein sequence is MLLPTPQPSDKPMPRHHLSSPARLEAFSDGVIAVIITIMVLELKVPRQEGVAGLYSVLPTLAIYAISFAFTGIYWINHHHLVHRTEEADELVLYANLFFLFWLSLLPFFTSYVLEKKLDSFSVFLYIASMIFTGFSFLLLRLSIARRLRIANKLEAEDTSVQRKNQLSLFVYLVALFLAFSHPHLALGLCAFVTIIWITPTVGVKPTEDLDNTHFNRD, encoded by the coding sequence ATGCTGCTCCCAACACCGCAGCCCAGCGACAAACCCATGCCCCGCCATCACCTCTCCTCCCCAGCCCGTCTCGAAGCCTTCTCCGACGGAGTCATCGCCGTCATCATCACCATCATGGTGCTCGAGCTCAAGGTCCCCCGCCAGGAGGGCGTCGCCGGACTCTACTCCGTTCTCCCCACCCTCGCCATCTACGCCATCTCCTTCGCCTTCACCGGCATTTACTGGATCAACCACCACCACCTCGTTCACCGCACCGAAGAAGCCGACGAGCTCGTCCTCTATGCCAACCTCTTCTTCCTCTTCTGGCTCTCGCTCCTGCCCTTCTTCACCTCTTACGTCCTCGAGAAAAAACTCGACTCCTTCTCCGTCTTCCTCTACATCGCCTCGATGATCTTTACCGGGTTCAGCTTCCTTCTGCTGCGCCTCTCCATCGCCCGCCGACTCCGCATCGCCAACAAGCTCGAAGCGGAGGACACCTCCGTCCAGCGCAAAAACCAGCTCTCCCTCTTCGTCTATCTTGTCGCCTTATTCCTTGCCTTCTCCCACCCTCACCTGGCCCTCGGCCTCTGCGCCTTCGTCACGATCATCTGGATCACCCCCACCGTAGGCGTCAAGCCAACCGAAGACCTCGACAACACCCACTTCAACCGCGATTAG
- a CDS encoding acyltransferase family protein, protein MTRSNSGRLPGLDTLRAVAIVAVMLYHLKPFLPESMAVVAQFGWMGVDLFFVLSGYLIGLQLLKPYASGDRPSIWSFYRRRAYRILPAYVVVLWIYLVFPGWRESSVLPPLWQFLTFTVNLFFVDFSQHAFSHVWSLCVEEHFYLVLPLLVIWVMRRPSLRKTALLIGGVILFGICLRGYKLLPLIAPSGWSGRVVPDDFGTFYYRYLYYPTYSRLDGLVVGVTLALVRIFRPAGWSWLARRGHAALVVGIAFTGAVCWMFRSDGMGDATKAAAWGTVIGYPLLAAGLGLLVVSSVSSDGWLSRFRVPGSRLLATLAFSLYLTHKEVAHLDRRYLISLTKARDAKTVVVYAVTCLLGAGVLYGLVERPFMVLRDRLERRSTERVDAEMLREPAL, encoded by the coding sequence ATGACACGATCGAACTCAGGGCGATTGCCGGGGCTGGACACGTTGCGGGCGGTCGCGATTGTGGCTGTGATGTTGTATCACCTGAAACCATTTCTTCCCGAGAGCATGGCGGTGGTTGCGCAGTTTGGCTGGATGGGGGTCGATCTGTTCTTTGTGCTGAGCGGATATCTGATCGGCCTGCAGTTGCTGAAGCCGTACGCGTCTGGGGATAGACCTTCGATCTGGAGTTTTTATCGGCGCAGAGCGTATCGGATTCTTCCGGCCTATGTTGTTGTTTTGTGGATCTATCTTGTGTTTCCCGGGTGGCGGGAGTCTTCGGTACTGCCGCCGCTGTGGCAGTTTTTGACGTTTACCGTCAATTTGTTTTTCGTCGATTTTAGTCAGCATGCTTTTTCGCATGTCTGGTCGCTGTGTGTGGAGGAGCATTTTTATCTGGTGCTTCCGCTGCTGGTGATCTGGGTGATGCGGAGGCCATCTTTGCGGAAGACGGCATTGTTGATCGGCGGCGTCATTCTGTTTGGAATCTGCCTTCGCGGCTACAAGTTGTTGCCTCTGATTGCGCCGTCGGGATGGAGTGGACGCGTGGTGCCGGATGACTTCGGAACGTTTTACTACAGATATCTCTACTATCCAACCTACTCGCGGCTTGATGGGCTGGTGGTGGGGGTGACGCTGGCGCTGGTACGGATCTTCCGGCCTGCAGGGTGGTCGTGGCTGGCCCGCAGAGGGCACGCGGCGTTGGTTGTAGGGATCGCCTTTACGGGCGCGGTTTGCTGGATGTTCCGAAGCGATGGGATGGGCGATGCGACGAAGGCTGCGGCATGGGGGACGGTGATTGGGTACCCGCTGCTTGCAGCCGGGCTGGGGTTGCTGGTGGTTTCGAGCGTAAGCAGCGATGGATGGCTGAGTCGGTTTAGAGTGCCTGGGTCGCGGCTGCTGGCTACGCTTGCGTTCAGTCTTTATCTCACACATAAAGAGGTCGCGCATCTGGATCGGAGGTACCTGATCTCGCTTACTAAGGCTCGGGATGCGAAGACCGTAGTGGTCTATGCGGTGACATGTCTGCTGGGGGCCGGGGTGTTGTACGGGTTGGTGGAGCGCCCGTTTATGGTGCTTCGGGATCGCTTGGAACGGCGATCGACCGAGAGGGTGGATGCGGAGATGCTTCGCGAGCCGGCTTTGTAG
- a CDS encoding YybH family protein, which translates to MPLRSSLRLAAVLFVLLAPLTLTAQNPDRLHTASRQELDVIKVLLAQEAAWNRGDLPAFANGYKDSPDTLFITHQISRGYAGLLDQYKRDYPTRAAMGTLSFSELEVHPLDENYAVCIGKYHLERGKKDGGNAGGIFSLIFEKTTDGWKIIIDHTT; encoded by the coding sequence ATGCCACTGCGTTCCTCTCTCCGCCTTGCTGCCGTCTTATTCGTTCTCCTCGCACCGCTCACCCTCACCGCGCAAAACCCGGATCGTCTCCACACCGCCTCCCGCCAGGAGCTCGACGTCATCAAGGTCCTCCTCGCCCAGGAGGCAGCCTGGAACCGGGGCGACCTCCCCGCCTTCGCCAACGGCTACAAAGACTCCCCCGACACCCTCTTCATCACTCACCAGATCTCCCGCGGCTACGCCGGCCTCCTCGACCAGTACAAGCGCGACTACCCCACCCGAGCCGCCATGGGCACCCTCTCCTTCTCCGAGCTTGAGGTCCACCCCCTCGACGAAAACTACGCCGTCTGCATCGGCAAGTACCACCTCGAGCGAGGCAAGAAAGACGGCGGCAACGCCGGAGGCATCTTCTCCCTCATCTTCGAAAAAACCACCGACGGCTGGAAGATCATCATCGACCACACCACGTAG
- a CDS encoding PilZ domain-containing protein, which yields MFLRFAPMTGSAVLALRDERDLWEAGVDEIEGQFEGKEERRSVALEGVVERREHTRYAVDAWAEVMVKDGTMLFRGRVLDVSQGGCYIETEARLRLAPGTPVEIIFRAHERVLRCEGTSRMVRTRGAGFLFEGMSAKVRAGLEGLIAELSGEA from the coding sequence ATGTTTTTGCGATTTGCGCCGATGACTGGATCAGCCGTCCTCGCTTTGCGGGATGAGCGAGATCTCTGGGAGGCGGGCGTGGACGAGATTGAGGGCCAGTTTGAGGGCAAGGAGGAGCGGCGGAGTGTGGCGTTGGAGGGGGTCGTCGAGCGGCGGGAGCATACGCGCTACGCCGTGGATGCATGGGCCGAGGTGATGGTGAAGGATGGGACGATGCTGTTTCGCGGGCGGGTGCTGGATGTGAGCCAGGGTGGGTGCTACATCGAGACGGAGGCTCGGCTGCGGCTCGCTCCGGGGACGCCGGTTGAGATTATCTTTCGGGCGCATGAGCGGGTGCTGCGGTGTGAAGGGACCAGCAGGATGGTGAGGACGCGGGGGGCGGGGTTCTTGTTTGAGGGGATGAGTGCGAAGGTGCGGGCTGGGCTGGAGGGATTGATCGCGGAGTTGAGTGGGGAGGCTTAG
- the frr gene encoding ribosome recycling factor codes for MASAMAGIEALKGTHQQLKTKMESTVEDFRGHLLSARTGRANVHMLDQIKVDYYGTDTPVAQMGQVSTPEPTLILVQPYDGGMVSAIEKAIRTSGTGLNPMTDGKVIRVPVPPMTEERRKDVVKQLNKTLEDHKTAIRNIRRDGNDQIKKAAKDKLISADDEKRANEEVQQLTDAEIKRVEDLFKAKEKEIMTV; via the coding sequence ATGGCATCGGCAATGGCAGGGATCGAGGCGTTGAAGGGCACGCATCAGCAGCTGAAGACGAAGATGGAGAGCACGGTGGAAGACTTCCGTGGACATCTGCTTTCGGCGCGGACGGGGCGGGCGAATGTGCATATGCTCGACCAGATCAAGGTGGATTACTACGGAACGGACACGCCGGTTGCGCAGATGGGGCAGGTGAGTACGCCGGAGCCAACGTTGATTCTGGTGCAGCCTTATGACGGGGGGATGGTGTCGGCGATCGAGAAGGCGATTCGCACGTCGGGGACGGGACTGAATCCGATGACCGATGGGAAGGTGATTCGGGTGCCGGTGCCGCCGATGACCGAGGAGCGGCGAAAAGATGTGGTGAAGCAGCTGAACAAGACGCTGGAGGACCATAAGACCGCGATCCGGAATATCCGACGCGATGGGAACGACCAGATCAAGAAGGCGGCGAAGGACAAGCTGATCTCGGCCGATGACGAGAAGCGCGCGAACGAAGAGGTTCAGCAGTTGACCGATGCGGAGATCAAGCGGGTGGAGGATCTCTTCAAGGCCAAGGAAAAAGAGATTATGACGGTCTGA
- a CDS encoding YncE family protein, whose amino-acid sequence MRTMRMVVMSLAVLLIAGFLPAMAQTKWEVTKTWHIGGEGAMDYLTVDPETHRLFVPRGTHTMVIDAGSGKVLGDIPGQKVAHGVAIVPSLGRGFITDGGGEGAIVIFDLKTYAVLGTLATVPDSDGIIYDAALDRILAVSGDKGVLMSFKPDIDPKSGKIDPPLELGGAPEFLASDGTGKVYINLEDKDVVAEVDLEAKKVVARWPVTPGGHPVGMALDKKTHRLFIGCRKPQKMIVMSTEDGKVLSDLPIGAGVDATVFEAGQGFASCRDGSLVVTGERSGKFEVEQIVKTPYGAKTLGIDPTTNKIYLPTMEFEEVKPGAASGRPKAKPGSFMIVEVGAAQ is encoded by the coding sequence ATGCGAACGATGCGAATGGTTGTAATGTCACTGGCGGTGCTGTTGATCGCCGGTTTTCTGCCCGCTATGGCGCAGACAAAGTGGGAGGTGACCAAAACATGGCACATTGGCGGAGAAGGCGCAATGGACTATCTGACGGTCGATCCCGAGACACACCGCTTGTTTGTCCCGCGCGGGACCCACACGATGGTGATCGACGCCGGCTCAGGGAAGGTGCTGGGAGATATTCCGGGGCAGAAGGTTGCGCATGGCGTGGCGATCGTCCCGTCGCTGGGGCGCGGCTTCATCACGGATGGCGGCGGAGAGGGTGCTATCGTTATCTTCGATCTGAAGACGTATGCCGTGCTTGGGACGCTGGCAACGGTGCCCGATTCGGACGGCATTATTTACGACGCTGCACTCGACCGCATTCTCGCTGTCTCGGGAGACAAGGGCGTGCTGATGTCGTTCAAACCGGATATCGATCCGAAGAGCGGCAAGATCGATCCGCCGCTGGAGCTGGGCGGGGCGCCGGAGTTTCTCGCCTCGGATGGAACCGGAAAGGTCTACATCAACCTGGAGGACAAGGACGTAGTCGCGGAGGTCGATCTTGAGGCAAAGAAGGTAGTTGCACGCTGGCCGGTTACGCCCGGCGGCCACCCCGTGGGGATGGCGTTGGACAAGAAGACGCACCGCTTGTTTATCGGCTGCCGCAAGCCCCAGAAGATGATCGTCATGAGCACGGAAGACGGCAAGGTCCTCTCCGATCTGCCAATCGGAGCGGGCGTCGATGCGACTGTGTTCGAGGCGGGGCAGGGATTCGCAAGCTGTCGCGATGGTTCCCTTGTAGTTACTGGCGAGCGATCGGGGAAATTTGAGGTTGAGCAGATCGTCAAGACTCCCTATGGAGCGAAGACGCTGGGGATCGATCCAACGACCAACAAGATCTATCTGCCGACGATGGAGTTTGAAGAGGTCAAGCCTGGAGCGGCTTCTGGGCGTCCGAAGGCAAAGCCGGGGAGCTTCATGATTGTGGAGGTTGGGGCGGCGCAGTAG
- a CDS encoding pyridoxal phosphate-dependent aminotransferase, producing the protein MGQVEVSARLGLSELAPRLVQSEIRAMSVACDAMGGVNLAQGVCDTEVPEVVVEGAIRAIRDGLNIYTRLDGIPRLRKAIAGKVERTLGIVVDPEREVLVTSGVTGAFQAAAMALLNPGDEVLVFEPFYGYHVNTLSSLRVAAVAVALTAPDWGLDLAAVRAAITPRTRGMVINTPSNPAGKVFTRFELEGLAKIAEEFDLFVFTDEIYEHFVYGGATHLSPAAIPGMRERTILMSGFSKTFSVTGWRVGYLIADARWLGSIGYFHDLTYVCAPAPMQQGVADGVEQLGEDFYSGLAMEHEVKRTMIVEALREVHMTPHVPDGAYYVLASAAGLPGATAAEKARALLAKTGVASVAGSAFFRPGKGEDLLRFCFAKKDKDLVEACRRLRELR; encoded by the coding sequence ATGGGACAGGTTGAGGTTTCGGCAAGGTTGGGGCTGAGTGAACTGGCTCCGCGGCTGGTGCAGTCGGAGATTCGCGCGATGAGTGTGGCGTGCGATGCGATGGGTGGAGTGAATCTGGCGCAGGGAGTGTGCGACACGGAGGTGCCGGAGGTGGTGGTCGAAGGGGCGATTCGTGCGATTCGCGATGGGTTGAATATCTATACGCGGCTGGATGGGATTCCACGGTTGCGGAAGGCGATTGCGGGGAAGGTGGAACGGACGCTGGGGATTGTGGTTGATCCGGAGCGTGAGGTGCTGGTGACCAGTGGGGTGACGGGGGCGTTTCAGGCGGCGGCGATGGCGCTGCTGAATCCGGGCGATGAGGTGCTGGTGTTTGAGCCGTTCTATGGGTATCACGTGAATACGCTGAGCTCGCTGCGGGTGGCGGCGGTGGCAGTGGCTTTGACGGCGCCGGACTGGGGGCTGGATCTGGCGGCGGTGCGAGCGGCGATTACGCCACGGACGCGGGGGATGGTGATCAATACGCCTTCGAATCCAGCGGGGAAGGTGTTTACGCGGTTTGAGCTGGAGGGGCTGGCGAAGATTGCGGAGGAGTTCGATCTGTTCGTGTTTACGGATGAGATCTATGAGCACTTTGTTTATGGAGGGGCGACGCATCTTAGTCCGGCGGCGATTCCGGGGATGCGGGAGCGGACGATTTTGATGTCGGGGTTTTCGAAGACGTTTTCGGTGACGGGGTGGAGGGTGGGGTATCTGATTGCCGATGCGAGATGGCTGGGGTCGATTGGGTACTTTCATGATCTGACGTATGTGTGTGCGCCGGCTCCGATGCAGCAGGGGGTAGCGGATGGTGTGGAGCAGCTGGGGGAGGATTTTTACAGTGGGCTGGCGATGGAGCATGAGGTGAAGCGAACGATGATTGTGGAGGCGCTCCGGGAGGTTCACATGACCCCGCATGTGCCGGATGGGGCTTATTATGTGCTGGCTTCGGCGGCTGGGCTGCCGGGAGCTACGGCGGCGGAGAAGGCGAGGGCGCTGCTGGCGAAGACGGGAGTGGCTTCGGTGGCGGGGTCGGCGTTCTTCAGGCCGGGGAAGGGTGAGGACCTGCTGCGGTTTTGCTTTGCGAAAAAGGATAAGGATCTGGTGGAGGCTTGCCGGAGGCTGCGGGAGCTGCGTTAG
- a CDS encoding winged helix-turn-helix domain-containing tetratricopeptide repeat protein, with product MASELAGVEQPIRFGEGYEVDLRPRRLRHGSHVLKLERIPFEILLLLLEHRDEIVTRDQIVSRVWGQGVFLDTDNSIRGAIRKLRQVLKDDAETPRFIQTVTGQGYRFVALVITPKEPSAASEPEAAGVLTSDRDFVSELDSWLQARRLRLVEPDQDRTAEKTTDAGSGQANRKSYRWLFVGAAALLSVACLLSFLVVWGWRRASNPPTHSQGKIVLAVLPFENLSRDPDQEFFSDGLTEEMIAQTGKLNRDRLTVIARSSVAKYKGTTLAAKEIGKELNADYLLQGTVRRSSDRVRITVQLVEAQNQTDLWTESYDRELKDLLAVQDSVVQSIASQIHIALTEEQKTRLANPRQPRPEAYEAYLKGRYHWNKRTADGMQKAEDYFQQAIDNDPTYAAAYSGLADCNSGLAWHGFKSPAEALPKAYAAARKAVEIDPQSAESHASLGLVFSHGWNWAGAEAEFKRALELDPQYANAHHWYGDYLSIKSRHDEALAEASRALELDPLNLMISTWVALRYYQARDYSHAIEQGRNSVEQDSNFAAAHLLLGEGYVQAGLRSEGVSELKLAASLSGGSPLYTAQVAVALAAAGRRREALRISHELETISRKRYVSPYGLAQIYAALKSDEDTFKWLQAAYRDHAVWMEYLAVDPIFDRYRSDHRFQELLRRIDLL from the coding sequence ATGGCTTCCGAGCTAGCTGGAGTGGAGCAACCGATCCGGTTCGGCGAGGGCTACGAGGTTGATCTGCGTCCTCGGAGGCTTCGCCATGGTAGTCATGTGCTGAAGCTTGAGCGTATCCCGTTCGAGATCCTTCTCCTACTGCTTGAACACCGGGACGAGATTGTTACTCGGGATCAAATCGTCTCCAGGGTTTGGGGCCAGGGTGTTTTCCTGGATACCGACAACAGTATCCGGGGCGCGATCCGCAAGCTTCGCCAAGTCCTGAAGGATGACGCCGAGACCCCACGGTTCATACAAACCGTGACCGGGCAGGGGTATCGCTTCGTCGCGCTGGTTATTACTCCCAAAGAACCAAGCGCAGCTTCCGAACCAGAGGCAGCGGGTGTTCTCACCAGCGACCGGGATTTCGTGTCGGAACTCGATAGTTGGTTACAAGCCCGAAGACTGCGTTTAGTCGAGCCAGATCAGGATCGCACGGCGGAAAAGACGACGGATGCCGGAAGCGGACAGGCGAATCGCAAGTCCTACAGGTGGCTTTTCGTTGGAGCGGCCGCTTTGCTCTCAGTCGCGTGCCTTCTGTCATTCCTGGTAGTTTGGGGCTGGCGACGAGCATCGAACCCGCCCACCCATTCCCAGGGCAAGATAGTCCTTGCTGTTCTACCATTCGAAAACTTGAGTCGCGATCCCGACCAGGAGTTTTTCAGTGACGGTCTGACTGAAGAAATGATCGCCCAGACCGGAAAGCTGAATCGGGATCGACTCACCGTGATAGCCCGCAGTTCGGTTGCAAAGTACAAAGGCACCACTCTGGCCGCGAAAGAGATCGGTAAAGAACTGAACGCGGATTATCTTCTCCAGGGCACCGTCCGCCGCTCGTCGGACCGTGTACGCATCACCGTCCAACTCGTCGAGGCTCAAAATCAGACAGACCTCTGGACCGAGAGTTACGACCGCGAACTCAAAGATCTGCTAGCTGTGCAGGACTCAGTCGTGCAGAGCATCGCGAGCCAAATACACATCGCTCTCACGGAAGAACAGAAAACACGTTTAGCAAATCCGCGGCAGCCAAGGCCTGAAGCATACGAGGCGTATTTGAAAGGTCGCTACCACTGGAACAAGCGAACAGCCGACGGCATGCAAAAGGCGGAGGATTATTTTCAGCAGGCCATTGACAACGATCCAACCTACGCCGCGGCATATTCCGGGTTGGCCGACTGCAACAGCGGACTTGCGTGGCACGGGTTCAAATCCCCGGCCGAGGCGCTTCCGAAAGCTTACGCGGCCGCTCGCAAGGCGGTGGAGATCGACCCACAATCGGCTGAGTCCCATGCCTCCCTGGGACTTGTGTTCAGCCATGGTTGGAATTGGGCTGGAGCCGAGGCCGAGTTCAAGCGTGCTCTGGAGTTGGATCCTCAATATGCAAATGCGCACCACTGGTACGGAGACTATCTTTCCATCAAGAGCCGCCATGACGAGGCGCTTGCCGAAGCCAGCCGTGCACTGGAACTCGATCCACTTAATCTCATGATCAGCACATGGGTGGCACTGCGATACTATCAGGCCCGTGACTATTCCCATGCAATCGAACAAGGTCGAAACTCTGTTGAGCAGGACTCGAACTTCGCAGCTGCACACCTTCTGCTGGGCGAGGGCTACGTTCAGGCAGGCTTACGCAGCGAGGGCGTTAGTGAGCTGAAGCTGGCTGCGAGTCTGTCAGGGGGTAGCCCACTTTACACGGCCCAGGTCGCGGTTGCCCTTGCAGCGGCAGGGCGGAGGCGTGAAGCACTCCGAATCTCACACGAACTGGAGACAATCTCGAGGAAGCGTTACGTTTCGCCCTACGGGTTGGCTCAGATCTACGCAGCGTTGAAAAGCGATGAAGACACATTCAAATGGCTGCAAGCCGCGTATCGCGATCACGCTGTCTGGATGGAATACCTCGCCGTCGATCCGATCTTTGATCGCTATCGCTCCGACCATCGTTTTCAAGAGCTCCTCCGGCGAATCGACCTGCTCTGA
- a CDS encoding vanadium-dependent haloperoxidase produces MKKIHGDTKNRVLGLCMLIATLFGSAVAKADAVLDWNVIAVNTAVTNRQNPFAQARYAAIVQLAVFESVNAITGEYHPYLGTIVAPPGASPEAAAIQAAYRVLSTYFLASASTLDADRANSLAFIPDGQAKTDGIATGEAAAVAMIALRANDGSSPPQFKIPGPPVPGEWQATPSCPIVNGVAVGIAFQWQNITPFGISSVREYLLDPPPVLTSREYAKTYNEVMTVGSIDSRERPQDRANVALFYGASSPTQVFNQVVQQVAQERWHSLTENARALAVMNMAMNDSLVAAFFNKYHYNFWRPETAIHAGDTDGNPKTDPDPSFVPFVTTPCFPSYPSNHGSAANGAAQILKRIYGEGGHFITLSNPAVPNIVLQYTTFDQITDDISDARVYGGIHFRTDQVAGERLGNAIGKAVYKNNLRRMHDDD; encoded by the coding sequence ATGAAAAAGATACATGGCGACACAAAGAACCGGGTTCTCGGGCTATGCATGTTGATCGCGACTCTATTCGGGTCTGCCGTCGCGAAAGCCGATGCCGTATTGGACTGGAACGTGATCGCAGTGAACACAGCGGTCACGAACCGCCAGAACCCATTCGCCCAAGCACGATACGCGGCAATCGTACAACTCGCTGTATTCGAATCCGTGAACGCCATCACGGGCGAGTATCATCCCTATCTCGGAACGATCGTAGCACCGCCAGGTGCATCCCCCGAGGCTGCAGCCATCCAAGCTGCCTATCGCGTGCTTAGCACCTATTTTCTAGCTAGCGCCTCGACCCTCGACGCCGACCGCGCCAACTCCCTCGCGTTTATACCGGACGGTCAAGCCAAGACCGACGGCATTGCCACGGGTGAAGCCGCAGCTGTGGCCATGATCGCTCTGCGCGCAAACGACGGATCGTCGCCTCCGCAATTCAAGATACCGGGGCCGCCGGTTCCGGGGGAATGGCAAGCCACACCGAGTTGTCCAATTGTGAATGGAGTCGCTGTCGGAATTGCGTTTCAATGGCAAAACATAACTCCGTTCGGCATCTCGAGTGTTAGGGAGTATCTCCTCGACCCACCGCCAGTGCTCACGAGCCGCGAATATGCGAAAACCTACAACGAGGTGATGACGGTGGGAAGCATCGACAGCAGAGAGCGACCACAAGATCGCGCGAATGTCGCGCTCTTCTATGGCGCGTCCTCGCCAACTCAGGTCTTCAATCAGGTCGTCCAGCAGGTTGCGCAGGAGCGGTGGCATTCTCTGACCGAAAATGCTCGTGCGCTGGCCGTAATGAACATGGCGATGAATGACAGCTTGGTCGCGGCATTCTTCAACAAGTATCACTACAATTTCTGGCGACCCGAAACAGCGATCCATGCTGGTGACACAGACGGCAATCCGAAAACCGATCCTGATCCCAGCTTTGTCCCGTTTGTCACGACTCCATGTTTCCCGAGTTATCCCTCCAACCACGGCAGCGCGGCGAATGGCGCAGCCCAGATTCTTAAACGCATATACGGTGAAGGTGGGCATTTCATAACGTTGTCAAATCCCGCCGTGCCCAACATTGTGTTGCAATACACCACCTTCGACCAGATCACCGACGACATCTCCGACGCACGTGTTTACGGTGGGATACATTTTCGAACCGATCAGGTCGCAGGCGAGCGCCTGGGAAACGCGATAGGCAAGGCCGTGTACAAGAACAACCTACGTCGCATGCACGATGACGACTGA
- the fdhA gene encoding formaldehyde dehydrogenase, glutathione-independent, whose amino-acid sequence MASNRGVVFLGPNHVEIQSIDYPKLENPNGKKINHGVILKVVSTNICGSDQHMVRGRTTAPTGMVLGHEITGEVVELGTDVEYIKMGDLVTVPFNVACGRCRTCRAQETGVCLNVNPGRAGGAYGYVDMGGWVGGQAEYVMVPYADFNLIPFPDKAQAMEKLRDLTMLTDILPTGFHGAVNAGVGVGSTVYVAGAGPVGMAAAASAYILGAAVVMVGDMNPERLAHAKSVGYEPIDLTKDASLEDQIAQIVGKPEVDAAIDAVGFEAKAHGQHGEEAPATVLNSLMTITRAAGSIGIPGLYVTEDPGAKEQAAKTGNLSMRFGLGWAKSHRFYTGQTPVLKYNRQLMQAILHDRLPIARIVNATVISLDDAPKGYKDFDKGAAKKFVIDPHGLIPKSA is encoded by the coding sequence ATGGCCTCCAATCGCGGAGTGGTCTTTCTCGGACCGAACCACGTCGAAATTCAATCCATCGACTATCCCAAGCTCGAAAATCCGAACGGTAAGAAGATCAATCATGGAGTTATTCTCAAAGTTGTTTCCACCAACATCTGCGGTTCCGACCAGCATATGGTCCGAGGTCGGACGACTGCTCCGACTGGCATGGTCCTTGGTCACGAGATCACAGGAGAAGTCGTAGAACTTGGGACCGACGTCGAGTACATCAAGATGGGCGATCTCGTCACCGTCCCGTTCAACGTTGCATGCGGCCGCTGTCGCACCTGTAGGGCTCAGGAGACGGGCGTCTGCCTGAATGTGAATCCTGGCCGGGCCGGTGGAGCATACGGCTACGTCGACATGGGGGGCTGGGTAGGCGGTCAAGCGGAATACGTCATGGTGCCTTACGCTGATTTCAATCTGATTCCATTTCCTGATAAGGCCCAGGCCATGGAGAAGCTAAGGGATCTCACGATGCTGACCGATATCCTTCCTACCGGCTTTCACGGTGCGGTCAATGCAGGCGTCGGCGTCGGTTCAACTGTCTATGTTGCCGGGGCCGGTCCCGTTGGCATGGCCGCAGCCGCATCGGCCTATATTCTTGGTGCCGCTGTCGTCATGGTCGGCGATATGAACCCTGAGCGGCTGGCTCATGCCAAGTCGGTCGGTTACGAGCCTATCGATTTGACCAAAGACGCCTCTCTCGAAGATCAGATCGCCCAGATCGTGGGGAAGCCCGAAGTAGACGCGGCCATCGACGCAGTCGGCTTCGAGGCAAAGGCGCACGGCCAGCACGGAGAAGAGGCGCCTGCAACCGTCCTCAACTCCCTCATGACGATCACGCGAGCCGCTGGCTCTATCGGCATTCCTGGCCTTTACGTCACCGAAGATCCGGGCGCTAAAGAGCAGGCAGCAAAGACCGGGAATCTGAGCATGAGGTTCGGACTCGGCTGGGCGAAATCGCACCGTTTCTATACCGGTCAAACTCCCGTGCTCAAATACAACCGGCAGCTCATGCAGGCGATTCTCCACGATCGGCTTCCGATCGCGAGAATCGTAAATGCAACGGTCATCAGCCTCGACGATGCTCCTAAGGGATACAAGGACTTCGATAAGGGGGCGGCGAAGAAGTTCGTGATCGATCCACATGGTTTGATCCCGAAGTCAGCCTAG